The Bacillota bacterium genomic sequence TCGTTGACGGCCTTCGCGGCGGCCTGGGCGAAGCGTTCCACGACCCAGCCAGGGGTGCCGGCCGGCATGGCTATGCCGCGCTGGGAGCCCGTCACAATGTTGTAGCCCTGTTCCCGGAAGGTGGGGGTGTTGGGGAACAGTTCCGTGCGCCCTTCGGCCATCTGGCCCAGGATGCGGAGCTGGCCGTTTTCGACGTACTCCTTGGCCTCGCTGATGTTGAACACCCCGAGCGTGATGTGGCCGCCGAGCAGCGCCGTCCGGTTGGGAGCCGCGCCGTCGAACGGGATGTGGCGGAGCTTCAGCCCGGCCGCCCTTGCGAACATCTCCGTGGCGATGTGGTCATCCGATCCGATGCCCGACGTGCCGTAAGAGACGGTCCCGGGATTCTTCTTTGCGTACTCCACCAGCTCTTGCAGCGTCCGGAACGGGCTGTCCGCCCGCACGAGAAACGCATCCGGGTCGTCCATGACGTTGGCCACGGGGATGAACGACTCCAGCGTGTAGCGGGTCCGGCGTTCGATGGGGATGGTGACCACATTAGGGGTGTTGATGAAGCCGACGGTGTACCCATCCGGGGCGGCGGTCGCAAGGGCGGTGAAGCCCACCTCGCCCCCCGCGCCGGGCCGGTTGAGGATGATGATGGACTGACCCAGGTACTTCTCGATATAGGGGGCAAGCAGGCGCGCGGCGATGTCCGTCGCCCCGCCCGGCGAATAGGCCACGATCATGGTGATCGGGCGGTCGTTGGGCCACTCGGCGGACGCGACTCCGCCCGCCGCGGCCACGATAAGCGCGACGATGGCAGGTACCAGATAGGGCCTCAGTGCCTTCACGAGACTTCTCCTCCCGTCCCGAGGTCTTGGTCACTTGCCCCGAGTTTGGCCAGCAGCTCCTCTTTCGCCCGCTCGATGTGCCCGCGCGCCACCCGTTCGGCCTCCGCCCCATCGCCGCGGCGAACGGCGTCGATGATCCTCCGGTGTTCCTGCACGGCGCGTTCGGGCCTGCCCGGGAATTGCACTGTAATCGACGTGAGGAACTCGGTCTGCAGGCGGATGGCTGCCATCGCGTGGCTGAGGCGGCGGCTGCCGGCGATTTCCACGAACAGCG encodes the following:
- a CDS encoding tripartite tricarboxylate transporter substrate binding protein, encoding MKALRPYLVPAIVALIVAAAGGVASAEWPNDRPITMIVAYSPGGATDIAARLLAPYIEKYLGQSIIILNRPGAGGEVGFTALATAAPDGYTVGFINTPNVVTIPIERRTRYTLESFIPVANVMDDPDAFLVRADSPFRTLQELVEYAKKNPGTVSYGTSGIGSDDHIATEMFARAAGLKLRHIPFDGAAPNRTALLGGHITLGVFNISEAKEYVENGQLRILGQMAEGRTELFPNTPTFREQGYNIVTGSQRGIAMPAGTPGWVVERFAQAAAKAVNDPEFREKAAKAYLPLRYLGPNDYRAFLRELRDSYQELWNASPWVEKR